The nucleotide window TCTCCAATACCAAGAATTGGTAGAGAAGATCCATCACCAATAAGCACTAAATCTGCTCCAGACTAATTCTGAATATCAGTTAACATACCTGGCTTACTTGTCATATGGTTTGAAGCTCCTGTGTCTGAGGTCCATTCCGTTTCAGCGACGGTGTTATCCAAGGTGAGTGCTGCCAAGGCTTGTGGTATGTCATCTTGTTGCGTTGGCTTTTTGGGCACCCACCAACATATTTTCGCAATATGTCCCACCGTGCCACAGTATTGACATTTTTCTTCAGGATAGCGGTCTCTTTTAGCAGGCGTCATACCTCGCTCTCTAGGTGGTGGAGGTCGTCTTTGTTGAGTGCTCGACGTGGGGCTAGGAGAATAGCCACGATTTTGATCCTTTGGTTGTTGTGCCTGAAATCCTCTTccagttgaaataaatttttgtttgttgcCTTAATATCCTGTGAAGGATTGCTGATACCTTTGGTGGTGTTGTCCGTAAAAGGCCATTTGAGGAGTGAGTGAGTTGGTGGCATTAGCATGGTTTGAGAACCAATTGCGCCTTTGATCAAGGCTTTGAAGTTGTGAGACAAGCTCAGCGTATGATGGTCTTGGTGGTTTGAGCATTGTAGTGGTAAAAGTTTCATATTGAGGACCAAGACTAGTGAGAAGACAAAATACCTTTTCTTTGTCTGGGACTGGTTTTTGAATTGCTGGAAGGCTATCGCATAGTCCTTTGAAAGTTTGGATATGTTCTCCGATTGTTTTGTCATCTTCTTTTCGAAGATATGTGACCTGTTGTCTGAGTGTGAATTCACGTTCTTGCAAATCTTCTGCATAAGCATTCTTCAGTGCTTCCCAGACTGCATTTGTTGTGTCTAAGCCCACAACGAGCCCAAGTGTTTCTTCAGAGAGTGTTCCAATTATCCACCCTCGAAGAAGACGATTCGCCTTACGCCATGCAATGTATGCTTCGGTCATTCTTGGTGAAGTTGTTTCTGCACTTGTGGTGTTATTGGAATCTAATATGGTGTATTTAGGTGGGGCTGGGTCATCATTGGTAAGGTGGTCGAGGAATTCTTGGCTTTCTACAAGGGCCAAGACTTGTTCACACCACAATGGATAATTTGTGGGGCTGAGTTTGAAAGTAATAAAATTCCCAACGTTAAGTGAGAGTGAAGTCATGGTTGTTGGAGGCTACTGAGTTGCTGGGTTGTGCCCGTGAGTTCACagtggctcttgataccaagatgaaaaacagagaaaacaaaggaaggaagagatgaattgTTCTATTGCTATGTGAACACACAAGAACTTATTGTCGAGCCTACCTAACACAGAGGAGTATGACATCTATTTAAACATGAAACTGAAATGATCAAATTACATAGAAGAATCCCACGACAATTGGTAAACAATCTTGAGAGATTTAATAAAATCCGAAAGATGCGGTTGCACAAAATCTTTTGCATGAAATCCGAGTATTCCAAGATATATCCATTGCTCTTTGTCAATTCTGTTTTTTTGGTTGAATCCGAGATATGCACCTCCTCCTTTGTTGGAGTTTCCTTATCTTGTTGAACTATAATTTTGGGTTGATTTTGTTGCCATTGAGACTCCTTCACCCTTCAACGTCTCTCCATCAATATAGCATGATTTGTGGGATTTATCATCCTTATCTCTTCAGCAGTTTTGGGACTCCTTATCACTCCATTGAACCCCACAAATCATGCCGAGCTGCTGGGTTGTGCTAATAAATTGCAGTGTTGTTTCTATGTCTACAAATCCTAGTTCGCATGCTTGTTCCAAGCGTATTGAATTGGACTATCTTTTGTCCATGAAAAAGTTGCTGCTGGTCTTCTCCATGTTCAGCTTGTGCCTTTTGATTTGCAACTTGCTAATCTCTTTACCAAGAGTGTCTCTCGGCCACAATTTCTCTTCTTATGGTCCAAGCTTGCCGTCTCTCCTTCCCCCAGGTCAGCTTGCGCAGGGAGGGGTGGTTAAGGACACTACCATATATGGATACACCTCACGAATCAAACACAAAATCTGCAcaattttcaattcaattcacCAGAGGTGCCATAGAAGGAAAGTCATGATACCATATTATTCTTAGGCTTGgtagaatttattttcataaagtCTTGATTGTAATCTATTCACTTTTGATTaaatataaaacacaaaagCCTCTAGCCGTGTGTTATGCAGAGGAGAATTTCattctttgtattatttttcttgctaGACTCACAAATCTTGTCAGTATGGTACATCAAGGTAGCTTTGCACCGAAAACTTCCCTTCTTCCAAAGCATGGATGACACATTAGGGGTCTTCCACACGCACACCGCGGCCGGTACCTTGAGGGGACTCCTCTCCGGCATCTTTGCAAAACCCAAACTCTTGGATCTGATGTATGGACAATACATTAAGTACAGTCCCGGCTTAGCAACATCATCTTTGATGTTGCCCAATACAGCATCATTTTTTGTCTCAGTTCTATGCAGTTTGTCAATTAAGCCATGGGAGTAATCAGGAGAGGTGTGCAGTGATGTTGGTTCGGATCTATGGATGAAAGAATTAACTCATCTTTAAGCTAAGCAAGCAAGCATTGGCCAATTGAAAAgtcaatgaatattttttttttttcctcttgggaaaaaaaatggatctAAGATACCTTAACCCCTCCCTGAAGGCCAATgacatcaaaaaaaaaaaaaaatccctctaaaatattaaatatccAACAAATAGTACAACTTGTCTGACTTTGTTCCAGTTTCAGAAGATAATCAACAGAATTTCTTTCTTAGATGCTCCACTTGAAGTGCTTTAAACGGATGTTAAACTCAGACTCCATGAGCCCCTCCTTTTACAAAACTTTAACCAAGTCTCAAAAGCAATAAATAGAGTACTGTGCATGCGAAGAGATTGTACACAACATTCAATGTGATACAAGGGGAAGATTATCTTTCTTGTCATCCGTCATTTGCTATGAATTATGCACAAAACAATTTGTACTTCGCTTTGAAAATTACATCTCCGGGAGAGAGAGTTTGGATCATCTTCATGTCTAGGACAATTTAACTGAatacgtgattttttttttttataagttgattGAATACATGATTATAAATCTGCCTAAAAGGACAATATGTATAAAGTCGAAGCTGTACATGTGATAGTTTTGAGGTTTCCTCGTGCATCAATCCTTCAAGAAAGCTGTACATACCATAATTTAGAAATTTCATCATGCATCAATTCCTCCAAGCGTTCCTAACACTTCTAGTATTCCTAACAAAGCATTTTTCTCCAACAGTGAGTCATCTGCCATGGAACCGtgagaaatatttgaaacaatctctcaataacaagaaagaaaacagCCACTAGCACATATAAAAACTTTATGATCATTTCCTCCACTGTTTGATAATCAAATGTTAAGATAGAAGACGTACCTGATTATATTGGTTAATGTTCATGTATTGACTCACGAAGTTTCACTAGTTTGTCTCGCCACATGGCTGCAGGAACCAATCATCAATCATAACCGATTCTCAAACTTATGAGCATGACTCTGTTATCAAACGTAAATTGATATTGTGACTGACCAgttacagaaaatattttatcagaGAATAGGTCAGCCAGTTGATTCATACCTGCATCCTTGTACCTTTCTTCTTTGACAGCCAAATCCATATTCTTCACCAAATCAAGTTCCTCAGATAGTACATCTGGACTATCTGCAGCACTGGACAAGATATAACCCATGCTTAGAGATAAAGAACAACAGATGATAGCAAAAACGAGGCCCCAAATATATACCTATCGAGAGATACATCATAAGTCGGCTTAGCATCACGCATCCTTCCCATCCCATAACCAATTCTAATAGCATCTGTCAAGACAATTTCTCTACTTACATATATTGGTGCCTGCAGAACAAGAAATAACAActttaaaaagatatttatgaaaaaactcATGGATTTTACTGCATAGGTGAAGTATATGAAAGGTTATAGTTTGTGGATATCAACAGGGACAAGGGGGTGCAATGTCGGGCCTCTCTATCGAACTTActccagaaaaagaaaacatcgGTTAACCACTATATTGATAAACATATCCGGCGAGTACACAGGTGCATGTTTGAGATTGGTCAACCAGGCACATATTGAATCAACCCCATTAGGTCAAAGCAACTTCAACAGTCTTGAACATAATATTGCAGAATTTTGTGGCATTTGCACTGCCAAGGTGTGGAAAATATATACCTTACATCTATGTGCCACATTTATGGCATCTGAGGGACGTGCATCCACACTAAGAATGTCATTTTTTCCACGCTGCAGAGAATAAAAGCATTGATGAAGCTTAAAactgaaattttataaaagtaacctATGTATTGAAGAAGACAAGGCATTCTATTTATAACCTTTAACTTATTTAACCACCTTGCTAAAATATAGTCTGGCAAAGTAAGTATTAATCACTCTTTCCGTGATTTTCACCATATTAACCTGAAACCAAAGGAGAAAAAaggaggggggggggagagaaaaaaaacttaGACTAACATAATAGATTTTTGTTCGAAATTTCATATAACTAGTACCAAAATTGAGAGACAAATGTTCAGTCCTATTTCTTTACTAActagtattaaaattattttcagcaTTTATAATTGATATGCAATGAAAGGTAGCATATAAAGTAGgaaaatgaacaaaaagatACAAGCCTTcagaatattaatatataagaaattagcTTCATACTTCATAGCCAAGCTTTTCCACAAGATCTCTGAAAAGCTGGAACTGATCTGGGTAATCCTGTAGCAAGCATATATCTGAGTGTTGAATGTTGGTATTATGTAACAAAAAACCAATATCAAGAGAGATCGAAAAATACTCCATTATTATCTTCCCATTGTGACTCTATAAGTTTTTCAATAGCAAATTCCCCTGCAGTTACATACATTTAGCATACGTGTAAGGCTTCTCTATTCAGATATGTTAAGAAAATGGCAATCAGAACGATAGAAGAGAACATCGCACCATTTACTTTTGAACTTTAACTGCATACCTACAATAATTGGTAGAAGAAAATCTCCATCACAAGAAATCTTGAGAAAGATTGTAGGACTCTGAAAGCGGTGGAGAAGACCCTCTCCGATTAAATCGATACCAATTTGGGGTTTTTTCCCTGGGATTGAAAAGGAGGTCAACTGACCAGGGGATTTCCATTTCTTGTCCCCTTGAAATCCTTGCTTCCGCATCTGGTAATGCAACATTGTTTCTGCAATAATTTCGTATCGAtgagaaaatatcaaaaaatgaaaagacatGGATGGACCAAATCAATGGAAAACCCAAAGTTGCTCGAATCATATGATTATGATTCTTTAAATTTCATCAGTAGGGGTTGTTAAAACCATTCAAATTTGTCCATCTAGCCACTTGCTACTGCTATAGCACCATTAAATTTCGCTTAATTCATTGTAACCTAGTAAGTTGTGCGCTGCTACTATTAGTGAACAAAATCTGGAAATTCAATTGGACCCCTAAAACACAGTGCAAGTAGTAAGattaacaaaacaaataaaaaagcaacacattttcatttttatataagctAAGGTAGGAACTTCGCAACCTGTTATAACCCATTGATGAACCTCGAACTCTAACGACGTTAATTTGCAATTGTAACAGCTCTAATCTGCTAATTTCAAAACGAAATCCTCCATAACTGCAATACTAATTTCCACGATGGTTTGCAATCAACACAGAGAACTAAACCTCATGGAAATTTAATTGAACTTGCAAATCTAAAAACGAGAACCAAATGAGGAACGATAAGTAAATgacatatgagagagagagagagagagatggaaccTGAGAGGAGGAGAGAAGCTTCGAGAAACTGGTGGTGGCTATCATCGTCGGCATTGGTGGATCTGGAGGCTCCGCTTCCGCGGGAAGAGTTACAAGAAACGAAGAGGACCGGATGGGGCCTACGACAGCGATGGGCACCAAAACCAAACCTGATCGAGCTAGAGATGGAGCTAGAATTGGAGCGGCTCGCATTAGTATGATCGGCGAAAGTGCCGGAGCCGAAGACTGAACGGACGCAGAGCCGAGGTGCCAGCATTGTTAATATTATCCAATAATGAATTATAAATTGTTAGAGCTGACAAGAAGAAAGCAAGAACCAAGAAGAAAGCAAGAACCAAATTCCAtgttttctttctcccttcttttttttattttttatttacctttttttaatgtttttgtagACCAACATTCGACGTGTCCCTCACGATGTCCGATAGCGAAATGCTGTTCAACTTTTCGAGGCTTACCAGTATTAGGTGAGAAATTCTGGAGACCAGTTCATCTGTTATTTCAGAATACCAGCCCTCTAATAAAAATACGACACATCAGCATATTAGCATTGTTACTATGCATCCCACAACATCTGAACAGCACATTCCAATCCCCCTAAACCCCTTTCTTCCTATTCGAACCCACACCCTGACCGCACAAGTGGACACAAACCATGCCCAAAAGCCTATGGCGCTAAATCGAAATTATAGTTACAGTTACGAGTGTGCAAGTACcgcataatcatttttaaaaaaatgaataaatacaatacttatataaaaagaaaattaattttttaataatagatcttattatttttcaaagtgactacaCGGTACTTATGCATTCTATGActgcatgtaacattactcatttcaTACACTGCCTTGAAGTGTTCTCCAACATTTTTGCCACCTACAACATCATGCAAGTTACTTCATCTTCGCATCAAACGTAACTTAAACGTGGTAGAACAAATCCTATAGGTTAGATTATCTACTGAAATTTATTGATTCTGATTTACTGACATTTTTAAAACCCTActtctcaaaacaaaacaatgatTGTTTATGCGAGTACAATTACACATTATCCAAAgaaagttaaaacaaaataaaataaaaaatctaaatgatataaaaggaatgattaaaagaaatttatattgATACATTTTCAGAGCTACCAAATGGCTCACAGTTGAACTTTAGTGTTGATAAGAAAATtcaggaaaaaagagagagaacctgAACGAGCTTTGCCTTTTCAACCTCACCGCTCTATGACGAAATTTCAAAAGCCTTAACAGTGAATGAGAGATTTGGTCACCTGTGGTTGGGAGCGGCATAAGAAGGCGCAGGAAAAGAAAGAGGTCGGAAGGTTTTGGGGGAAGCagagtgaggaagaggaaggaaatGAAATCAGCTGCTTTCCTTCTATTGTGCTACACACCCTTCATCTTACGTGTAGCCAGCTCGTTGGTGGGTTGTTTTTCGCCCAACAGCAACAAGGTTGTTCCAAGGTGTTTCTCTTGTTAGGTTGCCCCCCATTAAAGATGACTTGTATTCTTTGTATAACATGTGATAAGACGGACtgtaacattttaataattattctaGCAGActaattctttccattttttaagaaaaattcaacaCATTCAATAAGAACAATCTCAATAGATTAgccaaagattaaaaaaaaatgcatgactAGCCTAACGGGACAAAATTCAGTCCGCATTGAATTATGCAAAGTATTTAAACAGTTGTTTTGCTACACTATATCTAAAACAAAAGTCATATTTGATATGCACGGTAGATGaaccaaatactttttttattattatttttggaacactctctctcttctctcaacatTTCCTATCACCATCCTCATCCACGTCTAAATCAGATCATCCATGCAAAGTATTTGGAAGCCGAAAGGATGGGTTCATTTCCACGAGGTAGGTGAAAACTTATTTCTTATAGAATTCTAATATGATCAAGATATTCTTAGAGTCGAGATGGGTAGAACCTGGTCTTTTGATAGAAACCTTCTTTGTACTCtccaaaaaatattcttttcacCACATAACCAATGTGGGTACAGATTcataatgaataatgatagggttactatcctATTACTATCAATCTactattctttttgtatttgatttttttttaattttttattttacttaatgattaaggaagtgagtattagtaaaattatatatttttttaattttttcgtaatgattaaggatattaaaaaaatacttaaaaataaaaaataaaaaaaaacttgaaatacgCTTGAGTAGTAGATGGATAGTAATAGGATAGTAAGTCTATCACTACCCATTCATAATATACCACTTAGTGGCATACTCGGGGTACTGGTGAACGAGTAGGAAAGCTAATAGAGTGGAAGATGTGGATGTGGATGTGGATACAGATATGGATGAGGATGGTATCAGATGGGGCCCTTATCTCATAGCTATGGTGGAGGTTGATATTACAAAACCTTTACCTAGATGTAACCTTGTTAATATTAAGGGCAATAAGATCTGGTTAACCTTTAAATATGAGAGGTTGCCCAACTTCTGTTTTAAGtgtgacattataaaatatgGTGAGTCTAGTTGTTCAAAGGCATCTCTGTCTAGATCTATACATGACGGGAACCATGCACATTCAGTATGGTGCATGGCCTCGGGCTTCATCTCAAAATCCAGTAACAATATAAGTAAGCATAGCAATGGTGATCAGTTTAATTCTGGTGCAAAGTCAGCAGGCCTATAGGAAGAAGATGCTGAGGTGGAAGGGGAGAAGTTCCATTATGGTAACATTTCAAAAAACACACCAGACAAGGCTAACTCTTTGGTTCTCACCAAAACAAGATTTGTTGACCATGCTGAAGAAATCAATGATAAGCAAAACAGTATCTCCAGCACTCTGCCTGAAAGGAAAGGAAGGATGATATGGTGGAATCTTGTCCAGGGAATAATGAATATGCTTGTAATAAGGAAGCTGGTAGCCAGCCATGCCAGAACCAATGAAACTCCCTTGAACAGTTCGAGTCCTTAATCACATGAATAAGGACAAGTTCCCCAACTTGATATTCCTCATTGAGACAAAATGCACCAGAGATAAAATGGAGGTTATAAGGAGGAAattagattttgaatattgaCAGTGGATAGTTTGAGTAGCAGTGAGGGTTTAGCTCTCTTATGGAATCAAGGTGTTAAGGTTGAACTTATTAACTACACACGATGGCACAT belongs to Juglans regia cultivar Chandler chromosome 8, Walnut 2.0, whole genome shotgun sequence and includes:
- the LOC109006172 gene encoding bifunctional nuclease 2 isoform X2 → MLAPRLCVRSVFGSGTFADHTNASRSNSSSISSSIRFGFGAHRCRRPHPVLFVSCNSSRGSGASRSTNADDDSHHQFLEASLLLSETMLHYQMRKQGFQGDKKWKSPGQLTSFSIPGKKPQIGIDLIGEGLLHRFQSPTIFLKISCDGDFLLPIIVGEFAIEKLIESQWEDNNGDYPDQFQLFRDLVEKLGYERGKNDILSVDARPSDAINVAHRCKAPIYVSREIVLTDAIRIGYGMGRMRDAKPTYDVSLDSAADSPDVLSEELDLVKNMDLAVKEERYKDAAMWRDKLVKLRESIHEH
- the LOC109006172 gene encoding bifunctional nuclease 2 isoform X1 produces the protein MLAPRLCVRSVFGSGTFADHTNASRSNSSSISSSIRFGFGAHRCRRPHPVLFVSCNSSRGSGASRSTNADDDSHHQFLEASLLLSETMLHYQMRKQGFQGDKKWKSPGQLTSFSIPGKKPQIGIDLIGEGLLHRFQSPTIFLKISCDGDFLLPIIVGEFAIEKLIESQWEDNNGDYPDQFQLFRDLVEKLGYEVNMVKITERVINTYFARLYFSKRGKNDILSVDARPSDAINVAHRCKAPIYVSREIVLTDAIRIGYGMGRMRDAKPTYDVSLDSAADSPDVLSEELDLVKNMDLAVKEERYKDAAMWRDKLVKLRESIHEH